The following proteins are encoded in a genomic region of Vibrio sinaloensis:
- a CDS encoding putative bifunctional diguanylate cyclase/phosphodiesterase — protein MKLALSLPHTFLIWFIGLSLAATSYITVHHYETQKLEGHLHSQLNNQVQKLFQTLTSIERLLYATRAYLDNANRPSQNQFEAYFSEQVSYDHAIPSVLWAPKVELNQLSAFEYQAKQQGLLGYQVMPPIDQRSARPWFLPTHTLPVLYLSSPFEGSDMLGLRLESNAHIVNALSRALSSQQVEVAKLNAQSSSEVMLVLSKFNLDGQFDGVVAAKLKLEPLLGQIWQQEINSDSTRIEVFTRPYNQLIFGSHLNTQLTHTPITERQLSASRTFNVPLFNQQWQVTITTVDRTGSTLIYGSASVMLILLLTIFATMAANFYSLRLKVSDQVIEEKTRSLAQQAIKDDLTDLNNRTALSQAVDHQLQQLKLGRSIGFSVMFIDLDRFKVINDSMGHLHGDTLLKQVAQRISDHCRDNDLSFRFGGDEFVICLPNLISNSALEAICQRYSHVLSQPYLVNNQQCHVGASIGVTIVTNANQSLTQILREADTAMYQAKSSTHDKVAFFHEKMFHQAKRRFTLEQELASAMALKQLSLVYQPIYHCQSDQVVGFESLIRWKHPKLGPISPQDFIPIAEETGLIIAIGDWVANECCKTLQRLWHTRQGHGVPRFNINVSAKQFESEHIYLTLQSLLDHYDFPAHLIGVEITESMLLSDECSAQQLARIKALGVTLYMDDFGTGFSSLSVLNDYPVDVIKVDRSFVSRIALGQRNADNLCQAIINMAHTIDRAVVAEGVETPEQLAFLTHHHCNYVQGYLKSKPVTVCQIEQLLNTVPHRQSA, from the coding sequence TTGAAACTCGCGCTTTCACTTCCGCATACTTTTTTAATTTGGTTCATTGGCTTAAGTCTGGCGGCGACCAGCTACATCACCGTCCACCACTACGAGACGCAAAAACTTGAAGGCCATTTACATAGCCAGCTTAACAATCAAGTACAGAAGCTGTTTCAAACGTTAACCAGTATCGAGCGCTTGCTTTACGCGACTCGTGCTTATCTCGATAATGCAAACCGCCCAAGCCAAAACCAGTTTGAAGCCTATTTCAGTGAGCAAGTCAGTTATGACCACGCGATTCCATCGGTACTATGGGCGCCAAAGGTTGAGCTCAACCAGTTAAGCGCGTTTGAGTATCAAGCCAAGCAGCAGGGCTTATTGGGCTATCAAGTGATGCCTCCCATTGACCAACGCTCTGCTCGGCCATGGTTTTTGCCCACTCATACTTTGCCGGTGCTCTATCTCTCGTCCCCGTTTGAAGGTAGCGATATGCTAGGGCTTAGACTTGAGAGCAACGCCCACATCGTCAATGCCCTATCTCGAGCGCTCAGCAGCCAACAGGTGGAGGTTGCTAAACTCAATGCCCAGTCAAGCAGCGAAGTCATGTTGGTGCTGAGTAAGTTCAATCTTGACGGACAGTTCGATGGCGTAGTGGCTGCCAAACTCAAACTCGAACCTTTGCTTGGCCAAATCTGGCAGCAAGAGATCAACTCCGACTCTACGCGAATTGAGGTGTTTACTCGGCCATACAACCAGTTAATTTTTGGCTCTCACCTCAATACACAACTCACCCATACCCCCATCACCGAACGGCAACTGAGTGCCAGCCGAACATTTAACGTGCCGCTGTTTAATCAACAATGGCAAGTGACCATTACCACTGTCGACCGCACCGGCAGTACGCTCATCTACGGCAGCGCGTCGGTGATGCTAATTCTACTGCTCACCATTTTTGCCACCATGGCTGCCAATTTTTATTCGTTGCGACTGAAAGTTTCCGACCAGGTAATAGAAGAGAAAACGCGTAGCTTAGCGCAGCAAGCGATCAAAGACGACCTGACTGATCTCAATAATCGCACAGCACTAAGCCAAGCGGTGGACCACCAGCTTCAACAGTTAAAACTGGGGCGTTCTATCGGTTTTTCGGTGATGTTTATTGACCTTGACCGATTCAAAGTGATCAATGATTCCATGGGCCACCTTCATGGTGACACGCTGCTCAAGCAAGTCGCACAGCGGATCAGCGATCACTGCCGCGACAACGACCTCAGTTTTCGTTTTGGCGGCGATGAATTTGTGATCTGCCTGCCCAACCTGATTTCAAACAGTGCGCTTGAGGCAATTTGCCAACGCTATTCTCACGTGCTGAGCCAACCGTACCTGGTGAACAATCAACAGTGCCATGTTGGGGCCAGTATCGGCGTGACGATAGTCACCAATGCCAATCAAAGCCTGACTCAAATATTGCGCGAAGCCGATACCGCCATGTATCAAGCCAAAAGTTCAACCCACGATAAAGTGGCCTTTTTTCATGAGAAAATGTTTCATCAGGCCAAACGACGTTTCACCTTAGAACAAGAGCTCGCCAGTGCCATGGCGCTCAAGCAACTGTCCTTGGTCTATCAGCCCATTTATCATTGCCAAAGTGATCAAGTGGTCGGGTTTGAGTCTCTGATTCGTTGGAAGCACCCCAAATTAGGGCCCATCTCACCACAAGACTTCATCCCGATTGCCGAGGAGACCGGCTTGATCATTGCGATTGGCGACTGGGTAGCGAATGAGTGCTGTAAAACACTGCAACGACTTTGGCACACACGCCAAGGTCATGGCGTGCCGCGTTTTAACATCAATGTGTCAGCCAAGCAGTTTGAATCTGAGCACATCTATCTGACACTGCAGTCGCTGCTCGATCATTACGACTTTCCTGCTCACTTAATCGGCGTAGAAATCACAGAGTCGATGCTACTCAGCGATGAATGCAGCGCTCAGCAGTTAGCCAGAATCAAAGCGCTCGGCGTAACCTTGTATATGGATGACTTCGGCACTGGGTTTTCATCACTGTCGGTGCTCAATGACTACCCTGTAGACGTGATCAAAGTAGACCGAAGTTTCGTCAGTCGTATCGCCCTTGGCCAGCGCAATGCCGATAACCTTTGCCAAGCGATCATTAATATGGCACATACCATCGACCGCGCTGTGGTTGCAGAAGGCGTCGAAACGCCCGAGCAGCTTGCTTTTCTCACCCATCATCATTGCAACTACGTTCAAGGCTACCTTAAATCTAAGCCCGTCACCGTGTGTCAAATCGAGCAGTTACTTAACACTGTCCCTCATCGACAAAGCGCGTAA
- a CDS encoding 4a-hydroxytetrahydrobiopterin dehydratase: MLDELRCEACTSSAVALGAEERRLLLTELDGWQLLERDGIPQLEKVYTFKNYKLAWAFANKVSQLAEDEFHHPSILLEWGKVTVTWWSHSIKGLHQNDFICAAKCDRLD, from the coding sequence ATGCTTGATGAATTACGCTGTGAAGCTTGTACTAGCAGTGCGGTAGCGTTAGGTGCCGAAGAGAGACGATTACTGCTCACCGAACTTGATGGATGGCAGCTACTTGAACGCGATGGTATACCGCAACTGGAAAAGGTGTATACATTTAAAAACTATAAGTTGGCTTGGGCGTTTGCTAACAAAGTGTCGCAATTGGCAGAAGATGAGTTTCACCACCCATCAATCTTGCTTGAGTGGGGCAAAGTCACCGTGACTTGGTGGAGTCATTCGATTAAAGGCCTGCATCAAAATGACTTCATTTGCGCAGCCAAGTGTGACCGGCTCGATTAA
- the phhA gene encoding phenylalanine 4-monooxygenase: protein MAQYHSKPVNEQGLVDWSVEEDRVWRDLVKRQLSLVEKRACKEYLAGLRMLDLPLERAPQIVDINKVLASATGWQVEPVPALINFDRFFALLAEKKFPVATFLRSREEFDYLQEPDFFHEIFGHCAMLTNPEFAKFTQTYGQLGREASDKERVYLARLYWFTVEFGLVKEGDETKIYGGGILSSPGETLYALDDPAAKREVFDIHTVLRTPYRIDIMQPEYFVLDDIQQLYKLSQMDLMFHVKQAMKAGLLPPLFEPKEVTHA, encoded by the coding sequence ATGGCGCAATATCATTCAAAACCCGTCAATGAACAAGGACTGGTTGACTGGAGTGTCGAGGAAGATCGAGTATGGCGCGATTTGGTCAAACGGCAGTTGAGCCTAGTTGAAAAACGCGCGTGTAAAGAGTATCTCGCAGGTTTACGAATGCTTGATTTGCCGCTTGAGCGCGCCCCGCAAATTGTCGATATCAACAAAGTGCTGGCAAGCGCGACGGGGTGGCAGGTCGAGCCTGTGCCTGCGCTGATCAACTTTGATCGATTTTTCGCTTTGTTAGCGGAGAAAAAGTTTCCCGTGGCAACGTTTTTGCGCAGTCGCGAAGAGTTCGATTATCTCCAGGAGCCGGATTTTTTCCATGAGATTTTTGGTCACTGTGCCATGCTGACTAATCCAGAGTTTGCCAAGTTTACCCAGACGTACGGTCAACTAGGACGAGAGGCCAGCGACAAAGAGCGTGTGTATTTGGCGCGTCTTTACTGGTTTACGGTCGAGTTTGGCTTAGTCAAAGAGGGCGATGAAACCAAAATTTATGGCGGTGGGATCCTCTCTTCACCAGGAGAAACGCTTTACGCACTTGACGACCCAGCAGCAAAGCGCGAGGTGTTTGATATTCACACCGTGTTAAGAACCCCGTATCGCATTGATATTATGCAGCCAGAGTATTTCGTGCTTGATGATATTCAGCAGTTGTACAAACTCAGCCAAATGGACTTAATGTTCCATGTTAAACAGGCGATGAAAGCTGGCCTGCTACCCCCATTATTTGAACCAAAGGAAGTGACTCATGCTTGA
- a CDS encoding acetoacetate--CoA ligase, with translation MTNPEPNSSAPIWVPSSERIESSNLSQFIKHINIQGDVIETYADLHRWSIDYKKDFWLEIWQFCDVIGYKGDCILGEGLAKWGTFNPSRDTIWFPQSQLNYAENLLAYSFQAPDDIAIWFKNERGQNRQLSWQDLCDQVSIMQQWLKHNGVEKGDVVAGYLPHMPETVIAMLAATSLGAIWTSTSPDFGVESVIERFGQVHPKVLFCCNGYDFNGKTFHMEEKNRQISDALPSLVNTCQINYLQSSLSHEDHSEAFSDWESILASFLPRGINFERIGFNDPLFVLYSSGTTGKPKCIVHSVGGTVLNHLKEHQLHCDIQPKDRVFYYTTCGWMMWNWHVSALASGATLVIFDGSPMYPNPNALWQLAQEANVTLFGTSAKYLEALQKSEFNPSSCYSLHSLRTLCSTGSVLYPEQYDFVYSSIKVDVHLASISGGTDICGCFVIGNPISPVYRGECQGAGLGMDVAVFDASGQEVVNQRGELVCRNSFPNQPLGFWHDDGERYHNAYWDRYPNAWHHGDDVELTSRGGMVFYGRSDATLNPGGVRIGTAEIYQQVNRLNPIQDSIAVARRVEGDEKVVLFVQLAANHILDDELKQTIRQTLRQQCSPRHVPAEIYAISDIPKTKSGKLVELAAKQVLHGQEVQNLGAIANPQALNEIAQYHQLPVS, from the coding sequence ATGACCAACCCAGAGCCAAATTCCTCCGCCCCGATTTGGGTGCCAAGTAGTGAGAGAATTGAGTCATCAAACCTAAGCCAATTCATAAAACACATTAATATTCAGGGTGATGTAATCGAAACCTATGCGGACTTGCACCGCTGGTCTATCGATTATAAAAAGGATTTTTGGCTAGAAATCTGGCAATTTTGTGACGTCATCGGCTACAAAGGCGACTGCATCTTAGGCGAGGGCTTGGCCAAGTGGGGCACGTTCAATCCGAGCCGAGACACTATCTGGTTCCCTCAATCTCAGCTCAACTACGCTGAAAACCTGCTCGCATACTCGTTTCAGGCCCCGGATGACATCGCCATCTGGTTCAAGAATGAGCGCGGACAAAATCGTCAGCTCTCTTGGCAAGACTTGTGTGACCAAGTGTCAATTATGCAGCAGTGGTTAAAACACAACGGGGTAGAGAAAGGGGATGTGGTCGCGGGTTACCTACCGCATATGCCAGAAACCGTTATCGCGATGCTCGCGGCCACCAGCTTGGGCGCGATATGGACCTCCACGTCACCCGACTTTGGCGTAGAAAGTGTCATCGAGCGCTTTGGACAGGTTCACCCCAAAGTGTTGTTTTGCTGTAATGGTTACGACTTTAATGGCAAAACCTTCCACATGGAGGAGAAAAATCGTCAGATCTCCGATGCGCTGCCAAGCCTAGTCAATACCTGTCAAATCAACTATCTACAATCGAGTTTATCGCATGAAGATCACAGTGAAGCCTTCTCGGATTGGGAGTCAATTCTCGCCAGTTTCTTACCTCGAGGCATCAACTTTGAGCGTATTGGCTTTAACGATCCTCTGTTTGTCCTCTATTCCTCTGGGACCACAGGCAAGCCAAAATGTATCGTTCACTCCGTTGGCGGTACGGTATTAAACCATCTTAAAGAGCATCAGCTTCACTGCGATATTCAGCCCAAAGACCGCGTCTTCTATTACACCACCTGTGGCTGGATGATGTGGAATTGGCACGTGTCAGCACTGGCCAGCGGCGCGACCCTAGTGATTTTTGATGGCAGCCCAATGTACCCAAATCCAAATGCGCTATGGCAGTTGGCGCAGGAGGCAAATGTTACCCTGTTTGGCACCTCGGCCAAGTATCTTGAAGCGCTGCAAAAGAGCGAGTTTAATCCAAGCAGTTGCTACTCATTGCACAGCCTAAGAACCCTCTGCTCTACCGGCTCAGTGCTCTATCCTGAGCAGTACGATTTTGTTTATTCATCAATCAAAGTCGACGTGCATCTCGCCTCGATCTCTGGTGGCACCGACATCTGTGGCTGCTTTGTGATTGGCAATCCTATCTCACCCGTGTATCGCGGAGAATGCCAAGGGGCGGGACTGGGCATGGACGTCGCGGTGTTTGATGCCAGTGGTCAGGAGGTTGTTAATCAGCGTGGTGAGCTGGTTTGTCGCAACAGTTTCCCCAATCAGCCGCTTGGCTTTTGGCACGATGACGGCGAACGCTATCACAACGCCTACTGGGATAGATACCCAAATGCTTGGCACCATGGTGACGACGTTGAGTTAACCTCGCGCGGTGGTATGGTCTTCTACGGGCGTAGCGATGCGACACTAAACCCGGGCGGCGTTCGTATCGGCACTGCGGAAATCTATCAGCAGGTGAACCGATTGAATCCGATTCAAGACTCGATTGCCGTCGCTCGTCGGGTTGAAGGGGATGAAAAAGTGGTGCTGTTTGTCCAGTTGGCCGCCAATCACATTCTAGATGATGAGCTTAAGCAAACCATTCGCCAAACACTTCGCCAGCAATGCTCACCTCGCCACGTTCCGGCTGAGATCTACGCGATCAGTGACATTCCCAAGACTAAGTCAGGTAAGTTAGTCGAACTCGCAGCAAAACAAGTGCTACATGGTCAGGAGGTGCAAAACTTAGGCGCGATTGCCAATCCGCAAGCACTCAATGAGATCGCTCAGTATCATCAGCTACCTGTCAGTTAG
- a CDS encoding rhodanese-related sulfurtransferase, producing MTDYVVCALYKFVRLEDYVELREPLKALMEKHEVRGTLLLANEGINGTVAARREGIDALLAWFKQDPRLADIVYKESFDANQPFNRTKVKLKKEIVTLGVEGIDPRHVVGTYVKPTEWNELISDPEVFVVDTRNDYEIEIGTFKNAVNPKTETFREFPEYVAENMDPTKHKKVAMFCTGGIRCEKSTAYMKEQGFEEVYHLEGGILKYLEEVPEEESLWQGDCYVFDGRVAVNHQLEKSGYEMCNACRLPITEEDMASDAYEKGVSCPKCIDKHTDEQKARFREREKQVQLAKQRGETHVGGEADQVIAQRRQEKLARKEQQRKSK from the coding sequence ATGACAGATTACGTAGTATGCGCACTGTACAAGTTTGTGCGTCTTGAAGATTATGTTGAACTTCGTGAGCCGCTCAAGGCCTTGATGGAGAAGCATGAGGTCCGTGGTACGCTCTTGCTAGCCAATGAAGGGATCAACGGTACCGTCGCCGCTCGCCGCGAAGGCATTGATGCGCTTCTTGCCTGGTTTAAACAAGACCCTCGCCTTGCAGACATTGTGTACAAAGAGTCGTTCGATGCAAACCAACCCTTTAACCGCACTAAAGTTAAGCTCAAGAAAGAGATTGTAACCTTAGGTGTGGAGGGGATTGACCCGCGTCACGTGGTCGGCACATATGTAAAGCCGACTGAGTGGAACGAGCTTATTTCTGATCCTGAAGTGTTCGTGGTCGATACACGCAATGATTATGAAATCGAAATTGGGACATTCAAAAACGCCGTTAACCCAAAAACTGAGACTTTTCGTGAGTTCCCAGAGTACGTTGCGGAAAACATGGATCCTACCAAGCACAAAAAAGTGGCGATGTTCTGCACCGGCGGGATCCGCTGTGAAAAGTCTACCGCGTATATGAAGGAACAGGGCTTTGAAGAGGTGTATCACCTAGAGGGCGGCATTCTTAAATACCTTGAAGAAGTGCCTGAAGAAGAGAGTTTGTGGCAAGGCGATTGCTATGTCTTTGATGGTCGTGTGGCGGTCAACCATCAGCTAGAAAAAAGCGGCTACGAGATGTGTAATGCCTGCCGCCTGCCGATCACTGAAGAAGACATGGCGTCAGACGCGTATGAAAAAGGCGTCAGCTGCCCTAAATGTATAGACAAGCATACCGATGAACAAAAAGCTCGCTTTCGTGAGCGTGAAAAGCAAGTCCAGCTTGCGAAGCAACGAGGTGAGACCCATGTCGGTGGTGAAGCGGATCAAGTTATCGCTCAGCGCAGACAAGAAAAGCTTGCCCGAAAAGAGCAGCAAAGAAAGTCAAAATAG
- the yegD gene encoding molecular chaperone, producing MFIGFDYGTANCSVAMMEQGEPKLLKLEGDSVYIPSTLSAPGREAVAEYLFKHRNIKPIDNVGEQVLRRAININREEGIEFIAEEVAFGQAALDHYLQDPSESYYVKSPKSFLGASGLRDVQVSFFEDLVCAMMDNIKRNAEADAQQTITETVIGRPVNFHGRDSEAANRQAESILLKAATRAGFKHVEFQFEPVAAGLEYEASLNDNKTVLVVDIGGGTTDCSLIEMGPSWRGKADRTQSLLAHSGQRVGGNDLDIALAFKKLMTPFGLGSKTTANIVMPTIQFWNPIAINSVDAQADFYSRSNLATLKQLKKEAQEPEKLARLLEVFHETLGYRLVRQAEQAKITLSDHAHYHGVIQLLSEQLEVDIRFEDMIEAIETPKQKMAELVKEAVEQGGVKPDAIFMTGGSARSPILRGAVQEILPSIDVVSGNYFGSVTAGLARWADVCFR from the coding sequence ATGTTTATTGGCTTTGACTACGGGACGGCAAATTGCTCAGTTGCAATGATGGAGCAAGGAGAGCCAAAGCTGCTCAAACTCGAGGGCGACAGCGTATACATTCCTTCTACCCTCTCCGCGCCCGGCCGCGAAGCGGTGGCTGAGTATCTATTTAAACACCGCAATATTAAACCCATCGACAATGTGGGTGAACAGGTGCTTCGACGCGCGATCAACATCAACCGAGAAGAAGGCATAGAGTTTATTGCCGAAGAGGTCGCGTTTGGCCAAGCTGCGCTGGATCACTACCTGCAAGATCCCAGCGAGAGTTACTACGTTAAGTCGCCAAAGTCGTTCTTAGGGGCTTCTGGACTGCGTGACGTTCAAGTCAGCTTCTTTGAAGATCTCGTTTGCGCCATGATGGATAACATCAAACGAAACGCCGAAGCGGATGCGCAGCAAACCATCACAGAGACCGTGATCGGTCGACCGGTAAATTTCCATGGCCGCGACAGCGAAGCCGCAAATCGACAAGCCGAAAGTATCTTGCTTAAGGCAGCAACACGCGCAGGCTTCAAACACGTTGAGTTTCAATTTGAACCGGTCGCTGCAGGTCTTGAGTACGAAGCCTCGTTAAACGACAACAAAACCGTACTGGTGGTCGACATAGGCGGCGGTACCACAGACTGCTCACTGATCGAAATGGGACCAAGCTGGCGTGGTAAAGCAGACAGAACACAAAGTTTGTTAGCGCACAGTGGTCAGCGTGTTGGGGGCAACGATCTCGATATCGCCCTCGCGTTTAAAAAGCTGATGACGCCATTTGGTCTTGGCAGTAAAACCACCGCAAATATCGTTATGCCAACCATCCAATTCTGGAACCCGATTGCAATTAACAGTGTCGATGCCCAAGCGGATTTTTACTCTCGTTCAAATTTGGCGACGCTAAAACAGCTCAAGAAGGAAGCGCAAGAGCCTGAAAAACTCGCCCGTCTATTGGAAGTATTCCATGAGACACTAGGCTACCGCCTTGTACGTCAAGCAGAACAAGCCAAGATTACGCTTTCCGATCACGCCCACTATCACGGTGTGATTCAACTGCTGTCTGAACAGCTCGAAGTGGATATCCGCTTTGAGGACATGATCGAAGCGATAGAGACACCAAAACAGAAAATGGCAGAATTGGTCAAAGAAGCGGTAGAGCAAGGCGGCGTGAAACCCGACGCGATTTTCATGACTGGCGGTTCAGCACGCTCACCGATTCTGCGCGGCGCAGTTCAAGAAATACTGCCGAGCATTGATGTGGTTAGCGGTAACTACTTTGGCTCGGTTACAGCGGGATTAGCCCGCTGGGCAGACGTCTGTTTTAGATAA
- a CDS encoding class I SAM-dependent DNA methyltransferase: protein MANSWDDVAQSWDSEASTHIYADKAFESLLKFVDVKGKHILDFGCGTGLLSQRLSPMVKDIVALDSSEAMIEQLDMKELPNVEPVVDMLTRGLVAMHPAFRAQFDVVVASSVCSFVPSYSEVADIVYSLLNEGGYFVHWDWLSDVDEPGGMTIAHTEQVLTSVGFSQVEVLTPFEIDTPHGSLTVLMALAKK from the coding sequence ATGGCTAATAGTTGGGACGATGTCGCGCAAAGCTGGGACTCGGAAGCCTCCACACATATATACGCGGACAAAGCCTTTGAATCCTTGCTAAAGTTCGTTGATGTGAAAGGAAAGCACATCTTAGATTTTGGTTGTGGAACGGGATTGCTCAGCCAGCGATTGTCACCCATGGTAAAAGATATTGTCGCCCTTGACAGCTCCGAAGCCATGATCGAACAGCTTGACATGAAAGAGCTACCCAATGTCGAGCCCGTCGTCGATATGCTCACACGAGGTTTGGTTGCGATGCATCCGGCATTTCGCGCTCAATTCGATGTGGTCGTCGCTTCATCCGTATGTAGCTTTGTCCCCAGTTATTCTGAGGTCGCCGATATCGTTTACAGTCTGCTTAATGAGGGTGGCTACTTCGTTCATTGGGACTGGTTATCCGATGTCGATGAGCCAGGCGGCATGACCATCGCTCATACCGAACAGGTACTGACCAGTGTCGGCTTTAGTCAGGTAGAGGTATTGACGCCTTTCGAGATAGACACGCCACATGGCTCGCTCACGGTACTCATGGCGCTGGCCAAAAAATAG
- a CDS encoding LysR family transcriptional regulator — MNLSQIEAFCTVADLGSVSEAARQLECNRTKLSMAIKALEKDLAVELFVRSGNNLMLSEAGKAIYKDCQNLLVTAARIRQTCAQVSGEFNAEIWIARDDSLPDELWQDLSHRLNNRFPATSFNIVLASSGDLANLVATAQVDFAFGVDYERIDDPHITYQPLGKIRMMSVCRASNPLAKLRRVSDDDLRNSMQAVMVYLNEKDNPELQPFSLRYIGFSSFDYMLNTILNEDAWGVLPEPLIRHLLRKQDLAVIKHTYGLTQEDYCMFTAAGMSEHPGMSWLADKLNEYLFDF; from the coding sequence ATGAACTTATCGCAAATTGAAGCCTTTTGTACTGTCGCCGACTTGGGCTCTGTTTCAGAGGCAGCTCGTCAATTAGAATGCAACCGTACTAAATTAAGTATGGCAATCAAAGCGTTAGAAAAAGACCTCGCGGTTGAGCTGTTCGTGCGCAGTGGCAATAACCTTATGCTTTCAGAAGCGGGCAAAGCCATCTACAAAGATTGCCAAAATTTGCTGGTGACCGCCGCGCGTATTCGTCAAACTTGTGCCCAAGTCTCGGGTGAGTTTAACGCCGAAATCTGGATTGCTCGCGACGACTCTCTCCCAGATGAGTTGTGGCAAGATTTGTCACATCGACTCAATAATCGCTTTCCAGCCACATCGTTTAATATTGTGTTGGCATCCAGTGGGGATTTGGCCAACTTAGTGGCAACAGCACAAGTCGACTTCGCTTTTGGCGTCGACTATGAGCGTATCGACGATCCACACATCACCTATCAGCCGCTCGGCAAAATTCGCATGATGTCGGTATGTCGTGCCAGTAATCCCCTCGCCAAATTGCGCCGCGTATCCGACGATGACTTACGTAATTCGATGCAAGCGGTGATGGTCTATCTTAACGAGAAAGACAACCCAGAGCTGCAACCCTTCTCACTGCGTTATATCGGATTTTCCAGCTTTGATTACATGCTCAATACCATTCTCAACGAAGATGCGTGGGGCGTCCTACCCGAACCGCTGATTCGCCACCTACTGCGCAAACAAGATCTGGCAGTGATCAAACATACCTATGGTTTGACTCAAGAAGATTACTGTATGTTCACCGCCGCGGGTATGTCTGAGCACCCGGGCATGTCGTGGCTTGCAGATAAACTCAACGAATATCTTTTCGACTTCTAA
- a CDS encoding cation diffusion facilitator family transporter, which translates to MCARTSLNEKRILTFSALLASGFAGGGLILGMLVGSLVIVFDGVYSLVSLLLTLLSLAVSKFIERPSRREFPFGKSVLEPIVIVIKGAVILAIVGYSLHSAVIAVFNGGREVDASIATLFGVINVLGCGYAWWHIANKSKRFSSGLIEAEAKQWQMDTLLSVAVTLGFIAAWLLTLSPLAHYSVYADPMMMIAMSFYFIKVPFEMLRDALRELLMMKPAEDICRAVDKEVSALAEQVSPQLELAGVTKVGRELRVKLDVRPIDQQLKVAELEKTRRILKDKLSKLSLDLNLTMNIAH; encoded by the coding sequence ATGTGTGCTAGGACAAGCCTAAACGAAAAACGTATTCTAACCTTCTCAGCTTTGCTGGCATCTGGCTTTGCTGGCGGTGGTTTGATTCTAGGTATGCTCGTTGGCTCACTAGTGATTGTGTTTGATGGCGTCTACTCATTAGTCAGTTTGCTGTTAACATTATTGTCGCTCGCGGTATCAAAGTTTATCGAACGCCCTTCTCGCCGTGAGTTTCCTTTTGGTAAATCCGTTCTTGAGCCAATTGTTATCGTGATTAAAGGGGCTGTGATCCTCGCCATTGTGGGCTATTCACTGCATTCAGCGGTTATTGCTGTGTTCAATGGCGGCCGTGAAGTAGACGCCAGTATCGCGACACTGTTCGGCGTGATTAATGTATTGGGTTGTGGTTACGCTTGGTGGCATATTGCTAATAAGTCTAAACGTTTTTCATCTGGTCTGATCGAAGCTGAAGCCAAACAGTGGCAAATGGACACCCTATTAAGCGTTGCGGTCACTCTCGGTTTTATCGCGGCATGGTTGCTGACTCTGTCTCCATTGGCACATTACTCGGTGTACGCCGACCCAATGATGATGATCGCCATGTCGTTCTACTTTATCAAGGTGCCTTTTGAGATGCTGCGCGATGCCCTACGCGAGTTATTGATGATGAAGCCAGCCGAAGATATATGCCGAGCGGTGGATAAAGAAGTGTCAGCGCTGGCTGAGCAGGTATCACCGCAGCTTGAGCTGGCAGGGGTCACCAAAGTAGGACGTGAGCTGCGCGTTAAACTCGACGTGCGCCCAATCGATCAACAGTTAAAAGTGGCCGAGCTTGAGAAAACGCGCCGAATTCTCAAAGACAAACTCTCTAAGTTGTCGCTCGACCTTAACCTAACGATGAATATTGCTCATTAA